A segment of the Sphingobacterium oryzagri genome:
AAGATGAGGGTTTTCTGACGGAATTGCGCTCGAAGATTGTCAGTCGTGCTAACCTGAACCAGTTGTCCCGAAAACTTGGTTTTAATGAATTTATGGAGTATGACGCCCGCATGATTAGTTACCCTAATAAGCAGAGTTCGCTTTTGGGTGATGCATTTGAAGCGGTGATCGGTGCGGTTTACATGGACAAAGGCTATACTTTTACGCGGGAGTTTTTGCTCACACGGATTATAAAGCCTCACGTTGATATCCATACGTTGGAAATAACCGAAACAAACTTTAAAAGCCGACTTATTGAATGGTGCCAACATTATGGCAAAGAAATCCAGTTTGTGCAGATGGAAGTGCCGCCCGGCGATTCCTCAAAATTGTTTAACGTTGCCGTGGTGATCGACGGTGAAGTGCGTGGGCAGGGAAAAGACTTTAACAAAAAGAGCGCAGAAAAGCTAGCAGCAGAGAAAGCTTGTGAGCTGCTCAAAATATTTGAAGTGGAGGAGTTTTCCCGCTAATCTAATCTTTCGCTTTTCGTCCGTATATCTTACCTTTGCCGTATGGCAAATATCAAACCTTCATTGGCTAAAGGAACACGCGATTTTTCTCCGCTTGAGATGGAAAAGCGTAACCATATATTTAATACCCTAAAGACTGTTTTTAAAAAGTTTGGGTATAATGAAATACAAACACCATCGTTTGAAAACTTATCGACACTGACCGGGAAATACGGAGAAGAAGGCGATAAGTTAATTTTTAAAATACTAAATTCCGGGGACTACCTGGCTAAGGCGCCAGCAGAATTGCTGGAAAGCAGTTCCGCAAATAAACTGATTCCACATATTTCTGAAAAAGCACTTCGTTATGATCTTACCGTGCCCTTTGCGCGGTATGTGGTGATGCACCAGCATGCGTTGACGCTTCCTTTTAAACGTTTTCAGATCCAGCCTGTTTGGCGTGCCGACCGGCCGCAACGTGGTCGATATCGCGAGTTTTACCAGTGCGATGTCGATGTGGTAGGCTCGCCATCGCTGTTGAACGAGGCTGAATTCATATTGATCTACAACGAGGCACTTGCTGCGCTGGGCTTGACAGATTTTACGATAAAAATTAATAACCGTAAAATATTGACGGGTATAGCCGAAGTGCTTGGCAAGCCCGAGCTTATCGTGGATATGACGGTAGCAATCGATAAGTTGGATAAGATTGGTTTAGATGGCGTGAACAAAGAACTTCTGGAGCGTGGTTTTAGCGAAGAAGATTTGGAAACGTTGCGCCCTATTATTTTGTTGGCCGGCAGTAATTTGCAGAAGTTGGATTCCCTTAAGCAGGTTTTGGCTTCATCAACAACCGGTCTGGCTGGTATACAGGAAATTGAAGAGGTTTTTGCCTATATCGAGGCTTTTGGAGCAAGCTCTTTATTGGATAAAATTGTGGAAGTTGACATTACACTCGCTCGCGGACTAAATTACTACACGGGCTGTATCTTTGAAGTGAAAACCAACGAAGTGGCGATGGGAAGTATAGGTGGCGGTGGTCGCTATGATGACCTGACCGGCATGTTCGGGCTAAAAGATTTGACCGGCGTGGGCGTGTCGTTTGGCGCGGATCGTATTTACGATGTGTTAGAAGAATTGTCGTTATTCCCTTCATCATCGGCTGCTTCTACGCAAGTTTTATTGATAAATTTTGATAAAGCATTAGAATCATACACATTACGTTTATTAGCTGATTTGCGGAAGGTTGGTATTGCTGCAGAGCTGTATCCGGCAGCGGTCAAATTAAAAAAACAGATGAGCTATGCCGACGACAAGAAGATTCCGTACGTGTTGCTCATCGGCGACGAAGAAGTAAATTCTGGCGAGCTTTCGCTAAAGAATATGTTGACAGGTGAACAACGTAAATTGGGGATATCCGCACTTCAGGAATTATTGCAAAATAAGGATTAGTCCGGCAGCTGTCGGAAGGATACGGAAGTGTATAGCAAAACATTTTTTTGACAAAAAAGCGCCATTTCCGATGGATGTTTTGTCAAAAATATCGTTATAAATGATTAGATTTGTGGTCGTATTAGTAAAGAAATTCAATACTTTAAAATGAGTTCAACACCTATAACAAAAGAAACATATCTAGAGTGGTATAGATCTATGCTGCTTATGCGTAAATTCGAAGAGAAGACAGGACAGTTGTACGGGCAACAAAAGATCCGTGGATTTTGTCACTTGTATATCGGCCAAGAAGCAGTAATGGCAGGTACCATGTCTGTTATTAAACCGGAAGATTCGGTAATTACCGCGTACAGAGATCACGCACACGCTTTGGCGAAAGGTGTTTCTGCAAATGAGTGTATGGCTGAGATGTTCGGAAAGATTACCGGCTGTTCAAAAGGTAAAGGTGGATCAATGCACTTTTTCTCGAAAGAGCACAAAATGATGGGTGGTCACGGTATTGTTGGTGGACAGATTCCGTTAGGTGCTGGCATCGCTTTTGCTGAAAAGTATTTGGGTAATACCAACGTTAACGTATGTTATATGGGTGATGGTGCAGTTCGCCAAGGTGCTTTCAACGAAACGCTTAATATGGCGATGACTTGGAAACTTCCCGTAATTTTCGTTTGTGAAAACAACGGTTATGCTATGGGTACATCAGTCGCGCGTACAACAAACATGATGGATATCTACAAAATGGGCCACGGTTTTGATATGCCAAGTGCTCCTGTAGACGGCATGGATGTTGTTGCAGTACACAATGCGATGGACGAAGCCGTGCAACGTGCTCGTGCGGGCGAAGGACCAACATTTTTAGAAATTCGTACGTATCGTTACAAAGGTCACTCGATGTCAGACCCTGCGAAATACCGTACAAAAGAAGAATTAGAAGAATTTAAAGGTAGAGATCCATTATTGTCAACAAAAGCGGCGATTGTGGAGAATAAATATGCAGACGACGAATGGTTTGCAGAGGTAGATGCCGAAATCAAGAAAATCGTAGAAGAATCGGTGAAATTTGCCGAGGAGTCTCCTTATCCTGATGCTTCAGAAATCTATAAAGATGTTTATGTCCAAGAGGACTATCCTTATATAATGGACTAATTACGAGGAATTACTTTAACTTAAAGATATAAATCTACTATACAAATGGCTGAAGTAGTAAAAATGCCGAAAATGAGCGACACCATGACCGAAGGTGTTATCGCTAAATGGCACAAAAAAGTCGGTGATAAAGTGAGCTCTGGCGATTTAATCGCTGAAGTGGAAACAGATAAAGCGACAATGGATTTTGAATCCTACCAGGAAGGAACATTGTTGTATATCGGACCGAAAGAAGGCGAAGCGGTAGCTATTGACGCCGTAATCGCGGTGTTGGGTGAAGAAGGTGAAGATTACCAAACTTTGTTGGACGGTGCTGATGCGCCTGCAGACAAAGAAGAGGATACCAAGGAAAAAGATACAAAAGAAGATAAGCAGGAAGAGGAAAACTCGGAATCAGCAGAAGATAGCGATGCTGAAACCAGCGATAGCGATGTATCGGCAGAAGATTTAGACTGTACCGTAATCACGATGCCATTGCTGAGTGATACCATGACAGAAGGTGTTATTGCACAATGGAACTTTAAAGTTGGTGATGCCATTAAATCGGATGATGCTATTGCGGATGTAGAAACCGACAAAGCTACGATGGAAGTTACAGCGTATGCTGAGGGAACGTTATTACATATTGGTGTAGAAGCGGGACAAGCGGCTAAAGTAAATGATATCATTGCTATCGTCGGTCCGGAAGGAACGGATGTTGCGCCTTTGTTGAAACAAAAATCTGGCGGTTCTGCTCCTAAAGCGAAGGCTTCAAGCGAAAAAGAGGAAGCGCCAGCAGAAAAAGAAGAAAGCACACCTGCTGCTTCAGATGCTAATGATGACGATACACGCGTCAAAGCCTCGCCTTTAGCGCGTAAAATAGCGAAAGAAAAAGGAATTAAACTAAGCGAAGTTAAGGGTTCTGCTGATGGTGGCCGCATCGTGAAAAAAGATGTTGAAGGCTTTGTTCCTGCTGAAAAAGCAGAAGCACCTAAAGCCGCAGCTAGCACTGCCGCTGCGCCTGCAGAAACCAAATCGATTACTTTACCGCAGTTTATCGGTGAAGAAAAATATACCGAGCAAGGTATCTCGCAAATGCGTAAAACCATTGCTCGTCGTCTCGGCGAATCGTTATTCACAGCGCCGCATTTCTATTTGACTATTTCTATCGACATGGACAATGCGATTGCCGCACGTGGCCAAATCAATACCGTCGCGCCAGTGAAAGTATCGTTTAATGATATCGTTATCAAAGCGGTAGCGGTAGCATTGAAACAACATCCTGCGGTTAACTCTTCTTGGAGAGGTGATAAGATTCGTTTCAATGAGCACGTAAACGTGGGCGTTGCGATGGCTGTGGAAGATGGCTTGTTGGTGCCAGTTGTTCGTTTTGCAGATGGAAAATCGTTATCGCATATCTCTGCCGAGGTTAAAGAATACGGTCAAAAAGCAAAAGCGAAGAAGTTGACACCAGCAGATTGGGAAGGCTCGACATTTACCGTGTCTAACCTGGGTATGTTTGGAATCGATGAATTTACGTCGATTATCAACTCGCCGGATGGCGCCATTTTATCGGTAGGTGCTATTCAGCAAATACCGGTTGTAAAAGATGGAGCAATTGTACCTGGAAATATCATGAAACTAACGTTAGGTTGTGATCACCGCGTAGTGGATGGTGCTACGGGTGCTGCATTTCTGCAAACATTGAAAGGTTTATTGGAAGCGCCAATTCGTTTATTGGCCTAGTTTCCTAGACATATCGATCTATAAAAGCACTTTGGTTTTGCCAAGGTGCTTTTTTTTATAAATCGTAGCAAAGATCGGGTTACTGGCATTATAAATGCAGGTAAGCTATTTGCAGCAAATGCAGATTGATTTTCTTTTCTATTGCTATTTATGGCAATAAATACTATTTTGTGAAAATCGATATTTTTTAGCACAACCATAATATTTGAGTTAGTATAGTGAGCGTAAATTTTTTCAACATTTTATGTGCGGGTATGTTTTTGAGCCTTATCGGGTGCTCATCGCCCGAGGCCAAACAAAAAGAAATCATACAAAAACAAGGGGAGAAGGATAGTATAGCCTTAGTTTACGATCCTGCCAATGCCGACAAAGAGATTGATGCATTTATGCAAAAACTGCATAAAAAATCGGCTTTCAATGGTGCGGTGCTGGTGGCCAAGGGCGGCAAGATACTTTACCAAAATGCATTTGGCTGGGCAGATTACTTATTGAAAGATAGTTTAACTATACAATCTAAATTTGAACTCGCTTCGGTTACTAAACCGATGACAGCCATCGGAACGCTGAAGTTGGTGGAGGAAGGAAAATTGAAGTTGGACCAAACTGTCAACGACTTTTTTCCGGAGTTTCCGTATCCCGGTGTCACGATTAAAATGCTATTATCTCATCGAAGCGGTTTACCCAATTATGTATATTTCGCAGAAGATGTGTGGCCGGATAAGAAGAAAGCCATGAGCAATATGGATGCTATGGATTTGCTCATTCAGCATAAACCCGCTCGCTATGGCGCACCTGATGGCCGATTCTTGTATAACAACTCCAATTTTATGGTACTGGCCTCGATTATTGAGAAGGTAACCGGCAAGAGCTTCACCGTTTATATGAAAGAGGTGTTGTTTGATCCGGCAGGTATGAAAAATACGGCCGTGCTCTCCACTGCAGTATACGAAAAAATACCAACCAATGTCATTGGTCACGATAAAGTTTGGCGTCGATCTGTTGTGCAAAATTTTTTAGATGGGCCTGTTGGCGATAAAGGAATCTACAGCACGGTGCAAGATTTGTACTTGTTAGATCTTGCGCTGCGTGATGGTCGCATTTTAAAGAAGGAAACACTGGATTCGGCTTATGTGCCGCGTAGCGATGCAAAGCGCAGTCTATTTAGCTACGGTTATGGCTGGCGAACGTTTTCGCCAAAAGATGCGCAGATTGTATACCACACCGGCTGGTGGCACGGTTTCCGCAATTTATACGTTCGCGATTTGACAAACGATGTTACTATTGTCTTGTTATCTAACATGGCCAACGGTAGCCTAGTCAAGTTAGACGACTTGTATAAAATCTTAAAAATGCCTATTTTGAGACAGAATGCCTACAATGCAAATGGTGATTTTATTGTTAATTAATAAACACATGTTATGAAAAGAACACTTATTTTAGGAGCTAGTACAAACCCCGCTCGATACGCTTATCTGGTTGCCAATAAGTTGGTTCGCAAAGGTTATCCGATTGTCAATATCGGACGAAAAGTAGGGAAGGTTGCAGGCGTGGAAATAGAAGAAATGGCTACTCCATATGACGATATCGATACTATCACCTTGTATGTTGGGCCACAAAATCAAGCATCTTACTACGATTATATCATCAATACGAAGCCGCGTCGTGTGATTTTTAACCCGGGCACGGAGAATGAAGAACTACGTGCAAAGCTGAGCGCTGCTGGTATTCAGAGCCTTGAAGCTTGTACACTTGTTATGCTAAACACCGGGCAATATTAATAAACGGCTAAACATTATGAATAAAAAAAACACCTTGCAAGTTCGTTGTAAGGTGTTTTTTTATGGATAACCTGACAGCAAGCAGAGCAGCCGTGTAGCGTATGGAAAGATTCTCGTAAAAGAGCTGATACAATACCATTCTACACAACCGTTTGCGTTTTGTTTTCAATCGTTTTCGTTCGTATAGCAATACCTTTAATTTTCGAATCTGTAGCCAAAACACTTATATTTAAGTATATAAACTACAAATTATGCGAATTCTATATCTTATTTTTACTCTTTTTGTCGTTATCCCAAAACAAAGCAATGCACAGTCAAAAGCGGCATTACATTTAACATCCGACTTTATCGACAAGCAGTTGCTTGAGGCCGCTAAACAGATACAAATCTTGGCCGAGCATACCCCTACAGATAAATTTCCACGTACGTTCGAGGATGGCGTGCATAAATTTTCCAATTCTTCCTGGTGGTGTTCTGGCTTTTATCCAGGAACACTCTTGTATCTGTATGAAGGAACGGGAGACGACAACCTGTTAACATTAGGTCTAGATAAGCTCGTGCCATTAGCAAAAGAGCAACATAATAAAGGAACCCATGATTTAGGTTTTATGCTGTTTTGCAGTTTTGGTAACGCATGGCGCTTATCAAAAGATGTTAATCAATACAAAGATATTTTGCAGACCGGCGCCCAGTCTTTGGCCTCCCGTTTTAGTGAAACTACGAAAACTATACGGTCTTGGGATCATAAACCATGGCACTATCCAGTTATTATCGATAACATGATGAATTTAGAATTTCTACTGGAAATGTCGAAAATGACGGGCAACACCCGGCTCCGTGATATCGCCATCACACACGCCAACACGACTTTGGCCAATCATTTTCGCAAGGATTACAGCTCCTATCACGTGGTGGATTACGATCCAGAAACAGGCGCTGTTGTGGCAAAAAAAACACACCAAGGTGCTTTTGACGAATCGGCCTGGGCACGCGGACAAGGCTGGGCATTGTATGGTTACACGATGATGTATCGGGAGACAGCTGATGAGCAATATTTGAAACAGGCCCAGCTTATCGCGCAGTTTATTTTATCACACCCGAGCTTGCCAAATGATCTGATTCCTTACTGGGATTTTGATAAAGATAAGATAGCCCCAACGGATAGAAACTATGCGAATAAAGATCTGCGTGATGTATCGGCGGCAGCGCTTTATGCATCGGCATTGTTAGAATTGTCGCAGTATGTGGATCGGAAGGATGCAACGTACTACATGCAGTCGGCAGAAACAATACTACGTAACCTGTCAAAAGCGCCATATCTTGCTCCGACGGGCACGAATGGTGGATTTATCTTACAACATAGTGTGGGGGCGCTACCTGGAAATTCAGAAGTCGATGTGCCGTTGACCTATGCAGATTATTATTACGTGGAGGCTTTAGTCAGGTATCAACGCCTTTTGGCCGGGCAACCGGTAATAGCAACCTTAAATTGACATGAAGATAGTTTTCATACTCATGCTCAAAATGGCAACGCTCGTTGGTTATGTTGTCGCACAAGAGAGTTTCCCCGTGAAACCACTGGGCAAAACAATTTATTCGGGTGTTTTCACGGGGAACGGGTTGCTGGGAACGATGACTTATATAAAAGCGAAAGATGCTGTGCGCATAGATATCGGCCGAACGGATGTGTACGATCATCGCGTGAATCGGGAATCGGCGTTGTTTGACAAAGCCAGGCTACCTATCGGTCATTTTGAAATTGCATTGCCAGATACTATTTGTGCAGCAGCTGGTGATATAGCCTACCGCAGTGGGCAGGCTACGGCAACAATCGAAACGGCTAAAAGCTCTTTACACATAAAAATGCTTACATTGGCGCACCGCAACCTGATTTATATCGAGCTATCGTCTTCAAGAGGACAGGTATTGCCCAGCGATTGGTCTTGGATCGCGGAAGATGCACAAAGTCCGCGTATGGCTTTTGGATACGTTGCGAAACCCGATAATTATCAAACAAATCCAAAGGGAGTCCTCGAAAAAAACAACGATGTATCGGTGTATAAACAACCGCTGCTCGCTGGCGGAGGTTATGCAACCGCCTGGAAGTCGCTGCGTCGCGCAAATAAAGTTTGCTATCTGGTCAGTGTGGGTTACAGCAAGCAGTCTGATCAATACGTAGATGAAGCAATCGACGCCATAAATTCTTTCCCTATAAATCGTTTGGATGACGAGATCGCGACACACCAACAGTCTTGGAAAAATTATTATGCAAAATCTACTTTACGAATACCGGATGTGCAGCTGCAACAATTTTACAATATGCAGTTGTATAAGTTAGCATCTGCTACCGGAGAAGACAAACCTGCCATGGATTTGCAAGGCCCCTGGACGGCTGCTACACCTTGGCCAGCATATTGGCATAATTTAAATATTCAGTTAGCTTATTCGCCCGTATTTACGGCAAATCATTTGGAGATTGCCGGCTCCTTGATGCAACTATTGGATCGTGAGCAAGAAAACCTTGCCGGAAACGTTCCGGAACCGTATCGCTATAACAGTGCAGCCATCGGAAGAAGCTCATCGCCCGATTTAATCAGTCCGGTATTTTTAGAACTTGGTAAAGAAGATTACAACTGGGAAGATGGACGAAAAGAATTGGGAAATCTCACTTGGATAATGCACAGTTACTACAAATACTACCGATACTCCATGGATAGCAAGGCTTATGATCGGCTTTTTCCCTTGCTGAAACGTGCGGTAAATTACTACCTGCATTTGTTAGAAAAAGATACGACGGGTAAATACCATATCGCTGTTCGAACCCATTCGCCGGAATATCCTGGTTCCTACCATTACGATAGCAATTACGATCTTTCCATACTCCAATGGGGTTTAACGGCGCTAATATCCTTGGATAAGGAGCGCGGTGGAAAAGATCCACTGCATAAAAAATGGACGGAAGTATTGGCCAATCTGCGTGATTACCCGCAGGATGAAAGCGGATTTATGATTGCGAAAGATTTGCCCTACGCGCAATCTCATCGGCATTACTCGCATTTAATGATGATCTATCCGTTTTATTTGGTGAATTGGGATCAACCGGAAAACCGGGATCTGATCAGCCGATCTATCGCGCACTGGCAAAGCAAAACAAGTGCTTTGCAAGGCTATTCATTCTCCGGAGCAGCGTCTATGTATGCTATGATGGGAAAAGGTGATGACGCACTGCGTTCTTTGCATACGTTGTTGACAAAGTATGTTAAGCCCAATACATTATATGCAGAAACAGGACCGGTTATCGAAACACCGCTGGCAGCGATGTCTACTGTGCAGGAGCTTTGCTTGCAATATTGGGATGGTAAGGTGCGGGTTTTTCCCGCCATACCAAGCACATGGAAGGAGGTATATTTTGAAAATTTCCTTACCGATGGTGCGTTTTTAATTTCGGCAAGGCGTAAAGAAGGAAAAAATATACATGTGAAGATCCTGAGCAAAGAAGGCGGTGAAATACAGATTGACCCCAACCTTACGGGAAATGTTTCCTGGAGCTCCGCTCAAAAAAATGTCAAACTGTTAAAGCATGAAAACGCACGCTATGTATTCTTCATGCCCAAAGGCAGTGAAGTTGTGTTATTTCGAGATTGATGCAAGTTGTTAGTTGCAAGGTATTTATTAACGTTCATTTGCGACATAAGCTGATGGAGTCATGCCAAAGTGCTTTTTAAATTCTTTACTAAAATACTTACGGTCGGAAAAGCCTACAGCATATGCAACCTCACTGATGTTGAGGTCGGTTTTGAGTAGTTGTTTCGCTTTTGTCAACCGATAAGTTTTAACATAGTTGTTCAGCGATAAATTGCTAATGGCTTTCAATTTACGGTAAAGTATAGGTGGGCTCATTCCCATTTGCTTGGAAATGAAATCTACATCAAAATTTTCGCTAAGCAGGTGCCCCTCAATAAGCTCGTCCAGCGTAGCGATAAATTTGTTGTCTGTTTCGTTGCTGCTGGTCAAGGTTTTTACCCGAAAATTCTCCCGGTTTTGTTTGCTCACCTGCAGCAGATTGTAGATCGATAGAAAGAGGTGCTTTTGTTCAAAGGGTTTTACAAGGTAAAGATTTGCACCGTAGGTTAACGTACTCAACTGTACTGTCGCATCGTTTACAGCCGTAAGCAGCACAAAGGGGATATGACTGGTTTTTACATCCGTTTTTACAGCTTGACATAGTTCGATTCCGCTCATTTTGGGCATCATAATATCCGACAAGATGATATCCGGGAGGTGTAGTCGTGCTTTTTCGAGTGCTTCTGCACCATCATGTGCAGTAATAACTGTGTAATGTTCTGCAAACAGGGAAACTAGGAGATCACGCATTTCATTATTATCTTCCACCAGCAGGATAACTTCGTGCGGCTCGTGTTTGCTGTAGGCGTTTACAGTCGGAAGCGGCACAGATTCTGTCAGGTGGGTGTACAACGAATGGTCTACTTGCTGCTCCTTTTTCAGTCGTACGGTAAATTTTGTCCAACGGCCATCCGTTTGCTGTAGCGTGTTGCAATATATTTCTCCTTGATGTCGCTCTACAATTTCCTTGCTAAGCGCCAGACCGATACCTGTACCGATAACGTCTTCCGTTTGTGCCTCCCGATAATATTCCTCAAATATTTTAAATTGATTTTCTTCCAGCACGCCGATACCATTATCTACAACATGAATCTCGATCCCCTCCACCGTGTCAATCAGCTCCAGATATACCGTGCCTCCCGATGGCGTATATTTCAGCGCATTGGATAGCAGGTTGAATATCACTTTGTCAAATTGCTGTACGTCTAACCAAAATGTACCTACAGTATCCAGTTGTCGGATATAGTAGTGTATATTTTTGCTTAACGCAAGATCGTGTAGCAGGTAAAAATTATCTTCTATATATTCTTTAAGCGAAACCTCTGTTTTTCTCAGTTGCTGCTTTTTATCATCAAAACGCTTAAAGTCTAATAGCTCATTAATGATCGCGAGCAGTTTATGAGCATTCTTTTTAATACGTCTTACTTTTTGCTGCGTTTCAGATTGGCCGGCCGTTTCGTTGATGATATCATCCAGCGGAGCGGTTATGAGCGTGAGGGGTGTCCGAATTTCATGAGACACCTGCGTAAAGAACTTTATTTTATTCTCGTATTCCTTTTTTGAGTTGATGAATACTTTTCTTTCGACGATGAATTTGATCAGGAAATGTATGGCTATAGTTACCAGAGCAGCGTAGAGAAGATAAGCCCACCATGTTTTCCACAGCGGCGGTCGTATCGTTAGTAATATTTTCATCGCTTGCTTGCTCCAAATCATGTCGTTGTTGCTGGCGTAAATCAATAGGGTATGTTTTCCCTCTGAAATATTCGTGTAGCGGATTTTGCCGGTATTGGTCTCTATCCAATCTTTGTCGAAGCCCTCCAGTTTGTACCGAAACCTATTTTTAAGCGGTTTTATAAAGTTTGAACTGGAAAAATCAATAGCAATAATATTTTCATCGTGGGCCAGGGTGATATGATACGCATTATCGTCGCTATCCTCGAGTA
Coding sequences within it:
- the pdhA gene encoding pyruvate dehydrogenase (acetyl-transferring) E1 component subunit alpha, whose translation is MSSTPITKETYLEWYRSMLLMRKFEEKTGQLYGQQKIRGFCHLYIGQEAVMAGTMSVIKPEDSVITAYRDHAHALAKGVSANECMAEMFGKITGCSKGKGGSMHFFSKEHKMMGGHGIVGGQIPLGAGIAFAEKYLGNTNVNVCYMGDGAVRQGAFNETLNMAMTWKLPVIFVCENNGYAMGTSVARTTNMMDIYKMGHGFDMPSAPVDGMDVVAVHNAMDEAVQRARAGEGPTFLEIRTYRYKGHSMSDPAKYRTKEELEEFKGRDPLLSTKAAIVENKYADDEWFAEVDAEIKKIVEESVKFAEESPYPDASEIYKDVYVQEDYPYIMD
- a CDS encoding glycoside hydrolase family 88 protein yields the protein MRILYLIFTLFVVIPKQSNAQSKAALHLTSDFIDKQLLEAAKQIQILAEHTPTDKFPRTFEDGVHKFSNSSWWCSGFYPGTLLYLYEGTGDDNLLTLGLDKLVPLAKEQHNKGTHDLGFMLFCSFGNAWRLSKDVNQYKDILQTGAQSLASRFSETTKTIRSWDHKPWHYPVIIDNMMNLEFLLEMSKMTGNTRLRDIAITHANTTLANHFRKDYSSYHVVDYDPETGAVVAKKTHQGAFDESAWARGQGWALYGYTMMYRETADEQYLKQAQLIAQFILSHPSLPNDLIPYWDFDKDKIAPTDRNYANKDLRDVSAAALYASALLELSQYVDRKDATYYMQSAETILRNLSKAPYLAPTGTNGGFILQHSVGALPGNSEVDVPLTYADYYYVEALVRYQRLLAGQPVIATLN
- a CDS encoding pyruvate dehydrogenase complex dihydrolipoamide acetyltransferase, with the translated sequence MAEVVKMPKMSDTMTEGVIAKWHKKVGDKVSSGDLIAEVETDKATMDFESYQEGTLLYIGPKEGEAVAIDAVIAVLGEEGEDYQTLLDGADAPADKEEDTKEKDTKEDKQEEENSESAEDSDAETSDSDVSAEDLDCTVITMPLLSDTMTEGVIAQWNFKVGDAIKSDDAIADVETDKATMEVTAYAEGTLLHIGVEAGQAAKVNDIIAIVGPEGTDVAPLLKQKSGGSAPKAKASSEKEEAPAEKEESTPAASDANDDDTRVKASPLARKIAKEKGIKLSEVKGSADGGRIVKKDVEGFVPAEKAEAPKAAASTAAAPAETKSITLPQFIGEEKYTEQGISQMRKTIARRLGESLFTAPHFYLTISIDMDNAIAARGQINTVAPVKVSFNDIVIKAVAVALKQHPAVNSSWRGDKIRFNEHVNVGVAMAVEDGLLVPVVRFADGKSLSHISAEVKEYGQKAKAKKLTPADWEGSTFTVSNLGMFGIDEFTSIINSPDGAILSVGAIQQIPVVKDGAIVPGNIMKLTLGCDHRVVDGATGAAFLQTLKGLLEAPIRLLA
- a CDS encoding serine hydrolase domain-containing protein, whose amino-acid sequence is MFLSLIGCSSPEAKQKEIIQKQGEKDSIALVYDPANADKEIDAFMQKLHKKSAFNGAVLVAKGGKILYQNAFGWADYLLKDSLTIQSKFELASVTKPMTAIGTLKLVEEGKLKLDQTVNDFFPEFPYPGVTIKMLLSHRSGLPNYVYFAEDVWPDKKKAMSNMDAMDLLIQHKPARYGAPDGRFLYNNSNFMVLASIIEKVTGKSFTVYMKEVLFDPAGMKNTAVLSTAVYEKIPTNVIGHDKVWRRSVVQNFLDGPVGDKGIYSTVQDLYLLDLALRDGRILKKETLDSAYVPRSDAKRSLFSYGYGWRTFSPKDAQIVYHTGWWHGFRNLYVRDLTNDVTIVLLSNMANGSLVKLDDLYKILKMPILRQNAYNANGDFIVN
- a CDS encoding CoA-binding protein; this translates as MKRTLILGASTNPARYAYLVANKLVRKGYPIVNIGRKVGKVAGVEIEEMATPYDDIDTITLYVGPQNQASYYDYIINTKPRRVIFNPGTENEELRAKLSAAGIQSLEACTLVMLNTGQY
- the rnc gene encoding ribonuclease III → MPLSRIYYLYFSPHKAYIRKLKNVLGFVPGNVKLYKMAFRHKSVATNIKDGVKNSNERLEFLGDAVLGSVVAELLFKLYPYKDEGFLTELRSKIVSRANLNQLSRKLGFNEFMEYDARMISYPNKQSSLLGDAFEAVIGAVYMDKGYTFTREFLLTRIIKPHVDIHTLEITETNFKSRLIEWCQHYGKEIQFVQMEVPPGDSSKLFNVAVVIDGEVRGQGKDFNKKSAEKLAAEKACELLKIFEVEEFSR
- the hisS gene encoding histidine--tRNA ligase, yielding MANIKPSLAKGTRDFSPLEMEKRNHIFNTLKTVFKKFGYNEIQTPSFENLSTLTGKYGEEGDKLIFKILNSGDYLAKAPAELLESSSANKLIPHISEKALRYDLTVPFARYVVMHQHALTLPFKRFQIQPVWRADRPQRGRYREFYQCDVDVVGSPSLLNEAEFILIYNEALAALGLTDFTIKINNRKILTGIAEVLGKPELIVDMTVAIDKLDKIGLDGVNKELLERGFSEEDLETLRPIILLAGSNLQKLDSLKQVLASSTTGLAGIQEIEEVFAYIEAFGASSLLDKIVEVDITLARGLNYYTGCIFEVKTNEVAMGSIGGGGRYDDLTGMFGLKDLTGVGVSFGADRIYDVLEELSLFPSSSAASTQVLLINFDKALESYTLRLLADLRKVGIAAELYPAAVKLKKQMSYADDKKIPYVLLIGDEEVNSGELSLKNMLTGEQRKLGISALQELLQNKD
- a CDS encoding glycosyl hydrolase family 95 catalytic domain-containing protein, with protein sequence MKIVFILMLKMATLVGYVVAQESFPVKPLGKTIYSGVFTGNGLLGTMTYIKAKDAVRIDIGRTDVYDHRVNRESALFDKARLPIGHFEIALPDTICAAAGDIAYRSGQATATIETAKSSLHIKMLTLAHRNLIYIELSSSRGQVLPSDWSWIAEDAQSPRMAFGYVAKPDNYQTNPKGVLEKNNDVSVYKQPLLAGGGYATAWKSLRRANKVCYLVSVGYSKQSDQYVDEAIDAINSFPINRLDDEIATHQQSWKNYYAKSTLRIPDVQLQQFYNMQLYKLASATGEDKPAMDLQGPWTAATPWPAYWHNLNIQLAYSPVFTANHLEIAGSLMQLLDREQENLAGNVPEPYRYNSAAIGRSSSPDLISPVFLELGKEDYNWEDGRKELGNLTWIMHSYYKYYRYSMDSKAYDRLFPLLKRAVNYYLHLLEKDTTGKYHIAVRTHSPEYPGSYHYDSNYDLSILQWGLTALISLDKERGGKDPLHKKWTEVLANLRDYPQDESGFMIAKDLPYAQSHRHYSHLMMIYPFYLVNWDQPENRDLISRSIAHWQSKTSALQGYSFSGAASMYAMMGKGDDALRSLHTLLTKYVKPNTLYAETGPVIETPLAAMSTVQELCLQYWDGKVRVFPAIPSTWKEVYFENFLTDGAFLISARRKEGKNIHVKILSKEGGEIQIDPNLTGNVSWSSAQKNVKLLKHENARYVFFMPKGSEVVLFRD